The proteins below are encoded in one region of Acidobacteriota bacterium:
- a CDS encoding lytic transglycosylase domain-containing protein, whose translation MARLALFLCLAGLMGGDLWAQQVYTYTRQDGTRVYSNLGGERHKGAVPYRGHVGATRRGSQTAAAPVSPRLERLPGSDAYDDLIGEISGRYGEDENLVKAIIAVESAFQPDVISNKNCRGLMQLHPDTARQMGVRDVFDPAQNIEGGVKYLRYLRKNFDDLDLILAAYNAGDGAVRKYGGIPPYKETERYIEKVMALYQPALEDHRSVRRNTIYRVVMPDGSILLTNTPSQEVSRQAATRPRSRVVDVDLTGGTR comes from the coding sequence ATGGCTAGGCTTGCGCTGTTTTTATGTCTGGCGGGACTGATGGGGGGAGACTTGTGGGCCCAGCAGGTCTATACCTATACCCGCCAGGACGGCACGCGCGTCTACAGCAATCTGGGCGGCGAACGTCATAAGGGCGCCGTCCCCTACCGCGGCCATGTCGGCGCCACGCGGCGCGGCAGCCAGACGGCGGCGGCTCCGGTTTCACCCCGCCTGGAGCGCCTGCCCGGTTCCGACGCCTACGACGACCTGATCGGCGAGATCTCCGGTCGCTATGGCGAAGACGAGAACCTGGTCAAGGCTATCATCGCCGTCGAAAGCGCCTTTCAACCCGACGTCATCTCCAACAAGAACTGCCGCGGACTGATGCAGTTGCATCCCGACACGGCGCGCCAGATGGGTGTGCGCGACGTCTTCGATCCAGCCCAGAACATCGAGGGCGGCGTCAAGTACCTGCGATACCTGCGCAAGAACTTCGATGACCTCGACCTGATTCTGGCCGCCTACAACGCGGGCGACGGCGCGGTTCGCAAGTATGGAGGCATTCCGCCCTACAAAGAAACCGAACGCTACATCGAGAAGGTCATGGCCCTCTACCAGCCGGCTCTTGAAGATCACCGCTCGGTGCGCCGCAACACCATCTACCGCGTCGTCATGCCCGACGGCAGCATCCTCCTCACCAACACCCCCAGCCAGGAAGTCTCCCGCCAAGCCGCCACCCGCCCCCGCTCCCGCGTAGTCGACGTCGACCTCACCGGAGGCACCCGGTAG